Proteins from a single region of Sesamum indicum cultivar Zhongzhi No. 13 linkage group LG5, S_indicum_v1.0, whole genome shotgun sequence:
- the LOC105162889 gene encoding elongation factor Ts, mitochondrial — MGLTRGMKRPIEILFKRLRSPVNCGNAYPTSSYSNQINGFGVFFTQKYSSEVSASEQMNLIKQLRERTSAPIKEVKSALVACNWDIEAAQKDLRKRGVVLASKKSSRTAAEGFLALAQNQKKAVIFELNCETDFVARNDIFQYLALSLAKSALLLEGSKQASVAVPIGPECLEDLKINFDHPKLTGEKTVQNAITEVAAMMGENVKLGGGFAISAPSYGVLSTYLHTSPKPGLGRIAGLISLEAEDKDVSLDTVQRVGSELAMHVVAAKPLFLTKEDVSSDALGNERDILRSQAESTGKSQMAIDKMVEGRLRKYFEEVVLMEQKFVVDDTVTIKNLLSNLSKEVGSTVKIGNFLRVEVGEGLRRLEAVSGTESLSQAA; from the exons ATGGGTTTGACACGAGGCATGAAGCGTCCCATAGAAATTCTGTTCAAAAGATTGCGTAGTCCAGTAAATTGTGGCAATGCTTATCCTACTTCAAGCTATTCCAATCAAATCAATGGGTTTGGGGTATTCTTTACTCAAAAATACTCCTCTGAGGTATCGGCATCTGAACAAATGAATCTCATAAAACAGCTGAGGGAAAGAACAAGTGCTCCAATCAAGGAAGTGAAGTCTGCTCTTGTTGCTTGCAACTGGGATATTG AGGCTGCACAGAAGGATTTGAGAAAAAGAGGAGTTGTTCTTGCATCAAAGAAGTCTTCTCGAACGGCTGCTGAGGGTTTTCTTGCCTTGGCTCAGAATCAAAAGAAGGCTGTTATTTTTGAACTCAACTGCGAAACAGACTTTGTAGCCAggaatgatatttttcagtATTTG GCCCTATCTTTGGCGAAGTCTGCTTTACTGCTTGAAGGTTCTAAACAGGCTTCTGTAGCTGTTCCTATTGGTCCTGAATGTCTGGAG GATTTGAAAATTAACTTTGACCATCCTAAACTAACTGGAGAGAAAACTGTTCAAAATGCAATTACAGAAGTGGCTGCAATGATGGGGGAGAATGTCAAACTTGGAGGGGGGTTTGCAATATCCGCCCCTTCATATGGTGTATTGTCTACATATCTCCATACGAGTCCCAAACCAG GTTTAGGGCGCATTGCTGGACTTATATCACTTGAGGCAGAGGATAAGGATGTCTCACTGGACACTGTCCAGCGAGTTGGATCAGAATTAGCAATGCATGTGGTAGCTGCAAAGCCATTATTCCTGACGAAGGAAGATGTTTCCTCTGATGCATTAGGCAACGAACGTGACATTCTTAGGTCTCAG GCTGAAAGTACTGGGAAGTCTCAGATGGCAATTGATAAAATGGTTGAAGGTCGTCTAAGAAAGTATTTCGAGGAAGTAGTTCTTATGGAGCAAAAGTTTGTTGTGGATGACACAGTAACCATTAAG AATCTGTTAAGCAATCTGTCCAAGGAAGTGGGATCCACTGTCAAAATTGGAAACTTCCTAAGAGTGGAAGTTGGAGAAGGACTTAGACG GCTTGAAGCCGTCAGTGGAACTGAATCTCTGTCCCAGGCTGCGTAA
- the LOC105162890 gene encoding probable LRR receptor-like serine/threonine-protein kinase At4g30520 — MIMSLMPSNCLFFLLVLTFFFTLAFSFEARNPEVEALIAVREALNDPHGALSNWDEDSVDPCSWSMITCNSDNLVTALGAPSQGLSGSLSWMIANLTNLKQVLLQNNNISGHIPKELGYLPNLQTLDLSNNRLSGHIPESVGFLNHLQYLRLNNNSLIGAVPLSLASLPQLAFLDLSFNNLSGPVPTLATKTFNIFGNPLICGSHSSEKCSGSALASPLAFSVNPSSGRTNSRKLAIALGVSLSLVSVLVIVFGFLFWKRNKNRKQSILNITDVQEEDLDLTKLGNLRNFTFKELQHATDNFSSKNILGAGGFGNVYRGKLGDGTLVAVKRLKDLTGTTGESQFRTELEMISLAVHRNLLRIIGYCATPNERLLVYPYMSNGSVASRLRGKPALDWNTRKRIAIGAARGLLYLHEQCDPKIIHRDVKAANVLLDDYCEAIVGDFGLAKLLDHAESHVTTAVRGTVGHIAPEYLSTGQSSEKTDVFGFGILLLELITGMRALEFGKSVNQKGVMLEWVKKIQQEKKIELLVDRELGIHYDQIEVGEMLQVALLCTQYLPAHRPKMSEVVRMLEGDGLVEKWASTHNYIHSAANLSCNSSKSRSTVAHEDMDHDHSSMYGMTMTMDDDYDAHCMELSGPR; from the exons ATGATCATGTCTCTCATGCCCAGTAACTGCCTATTCTTTCTCTTGGTTCTCACTTTTTTCTTCACTCTGGCCTTTTCATTTGAGGCCCGAAATCCTGAAG TTGAAGCTCTTATTGCTGTAAGGGAAGCTTTGAATGATCCTCATGGAGCTCTGAGCAACTGGGATGAAGACTCAGTGGACCCTTGTAGCTGGTCTATGATCACTTGCAATTCTGATAATCTTGTTACTGCTTT AGGAGCTCCTAGTCAGGGTTTATCAGGTTCTTTGTCTTGGATGATTGCAAACCTTACAAACCTCAAACAAGT ATTACtgcaaaacaataatatttctgGGCATATTCCAAAGGAGCTAGGCTATCTTCCAAACCTTCAAACATTGGACCTCTCCAATAACAGGTTATCTGGTCATATTCCAGAATCTGTGGGATTCTTGAATCATCTGCAATACCT GAGGTTAAACAACAATAGCTTGATTGGGGCTGTTCCTTTGTCCTTAGCCAGTCTCCCTCAACTTGCTTTCTT GGATTTGTCCTTCAACAATCTCAGTGGACCTGTTCCCACTTTAGCCACCAAAACATTTAA CATTTTCGGGAATCCTCTGATATGTGGAAGCCACTCTAGTGAAAAGTGTTCTGGATCAGCCCTGGCTAGTCCTCTTGCATTCTCTGTAAATCCATCTTCTG GAAGAACCAACTCCAGAAAACTAGCAATTGCACTCGGAGTGAGCCTTAGCTTAGTCTCTGTATTAGTTATCGTGTTTGGATTTCTCTTCtggaaaagaaacaagaacagAAAGCAGTCCATTCTAAACATTACAG ATGTTCAAGAAGAGGACCTTGACCTTACAAAATTGGGAAATCTTAGGAACTTCACGTTTAAAGAGCTGCAACATGCTACCGACAACTTCAGCTCAAAGAACATACTTGGTGCAGGGGGGTTTGGCAACGTTTACAGGGGAAAACTGGGAGACGGCACACTGGTGGCCGTCAAACGGCTAAAGGATTTGACAGGAACTACAGGGGAATCACAGTTCAGAACTGAACTAGAGATGATCAGTCTAGCAGTTCACCGGAATTTGCTTCGTATCATCGGATACTGTGCCACCCCAAATGAAAGACTTCTTGTGTACCCTTACATGTCTAATGGGAGTGTTGCGTCAAGGCTTAGAG GGAAACCAGCTCTGGATTGGAACACCAGGAAGAGAATTGCGATTGGAGCTGCAAGAGGGCTGCTGTATCTGCACGAGCAATGTGATCCAAAGATAATCCATAGAGATGTTAAAGCTGCCAATGTGCTTCTAGACGACTACTGTGAGGCCATTGTCGGTGACTTCGGCCTCGCAAAGCTACTCGACCATGCTGAATCTCATGTAACTACAGCCGTTCGAGGCACGGTCGGCCATATTGCACCAGAGTACCTTTCCACTGGCCAGTCATCTGAGAAAACTGATGTATTTGGATTCGGTATCCTACTTTTGGAGCTTATAACTGGAATGAGAGCTCTCGAGTTTGGAAAATCGGTGAACCAGAAAGGAGTTATGCTAGAATGG GTTAAGAAGATacaacaagaaaagaagatcGAACTACTGGTTGACAGAGAACTAGGAATCCACTATGACCAGATTGAGGTTGGAGAAATGCTGCAAGTAGCTCTACTTTGTACACAGTACCTACCGGCCCATCGTCCCAAAATGTCTGAGGTCGTCCGGATGTTAGAAGGCGATGGTCTTGTCGAAAAGTGGGCATCCACCCATAACTACATCCACAGTGCTGCAAATTTGTCGTGCAATAGTAGCAAGTCACGTTCGACCGTTGCCCACGAGGACATGGATCATGATCATTCGAGCATGTATGGGATGACAATGACCATGGACGACGACTACGACGCCCATTGCATGGAGCTGTCTGGTCCAAGATAG
- the LOC105162963 gene encoding S-adenosylmethionine decarboxylase proenzyme-like — MAVSPIGFEGFEKRLEITFSEPAMFLDPNGLGLRSLNRAQIDSILEPACCTIVSQLSNSEVDSYVLSESSLFIYPLKIVMKTCGTTKLLHSIPQILELAGSISLAVRSVRYSRGTFIFENAQPAPHRSFTEEVDFLNSYFKNGSGYLLGDPSFPNRNWHVYVAEVESEKAVADPTVGVNLEMCMTGLDREKAAVFFKNPGTDGEMTKTSGINEIIPSHEICDFEFEPCGYSMNAIEGASYSTVHVTPEDGFSYASYEAMGLDFGSVELRPLIGRVLRCFRPKEFSVAITCPNGSLPEECGDVEGYALESAVVKPLSSSTCVIYWCFTAGGRVEGPSWPCSAGRRRRRWVAQGWRFLAWDHVRFIRFLVSSAF, encoded by the coding sequence ATGGCTGTTTCACCCATCGGTTTCGAGGGCTTCGAGAAACGTCTCGAGATCACCTTCTCCGAGCCTGCCATGTTCTTAGATCCAAACGGGCTGGGCCTACGGTCCCTGAACCGGGCTCAGATTGACTCCATTCTCGAGCCCGCTTGCTGCACCATTGTTTCACAGCTCTCCAACTCTGAGGTGGACTCCTACGTTCTATCCGAGTCCAGCCTCTTCATTTACCCTCTCAAGATTGTTATGAAGACGTGTGGGACTACGAAGCTCTTGCACTCCATCCCACAAATCTTGGAACTCGCCGGTTCAATCTCCCTCGCCGTCCGATCGGTTCGCTACTCGCGCGGAACCTTCATTTTTGAGAATGCCCAGCCTGCGCCTCACCGGAGCTTCACTGAAGAGGTGGATTTCCTCAACTCCTATTTCAAGAACGGGAGCGGCTATTTACTCGGCGATCCCAGTTTCCCGAATCGGAACTGGCATGTCTACGTGGCCGAGGTGGAATCTGAGAAGGCCGTGGCGGATCCAACGGTTGGGGTTAACTTGGAGATGTGCATGACTGGGTTGGACCGCGAAAAGGCCGCTGTGTTTTTCAAGAACCCGGGGACTGATGGTGAAATGACTAAAACGTCAGGAATAAATGAGATAATTCCTAGCCACGAGATTTGCGACTTTGAGTTTGAGCCGTGTGGATACTCAATGAACGCGATTGAGGGTGCATCTTACTCTACTGTGCACGTTACCCCGGAGGACGGGTTCAGCTATGCCAGCTACGAGGCTATGGGGTTGGACTTTGGGTCGGTCGAGCTCCGGCCGTTGATAGGGAGGGTTCTTAGGTGTTTCAGGCCGAAGGAGTTTAGTGTGGCGATCACGTGCCCCAACGGTAGCCTGCCTGAGGAATGTGGTGATGTGGAGGGTTACGCGTTGGAGAGTGCGGTGGTTAAGCCGTTATCGAGCAGCACTTGTGTGATTTATTGGTGTTTCACGGCTGGGGGAAGAGTCGAAGGACCAAGTTGGCCATGCAGTGCAGGGAGGAGGAGGCGGAGATGGGTGGCGCAGGGGTGGCGATTTCTTGCGTGGGATCATGTTAGGTTTATAAGATTTCTCGTCTCATCGGCATTTTGA